In Blastopirellula sp. J2-11, a single genomic region encodes these proteins:
- a CDS encoding sugar phosphate isomerase/epimerase family protein: MRIGYNTNGFAHHDPLDAVDVLADLGYESVAITVDHGTLTPFGNTYMADRQADHLAGLLREKKMTCVVESGARFLLDPKQKHEPTLVSPAKHGRQRRFEFIRHCIDAAVKLKADCVSLWSGRLLDEVNEATAMKRLVEALQPVIEYAELQQMPLGFEPEPGMFIDTMDRFAQLCDRIDSPLFQLTLDIGHLQCQNELPLGDFIRQWGSRIVNVHIEDMKRGVHEHLPFGEGEIDFSEVIQALQDANYQKGLHVELSRHSHEAPTIAASSMQFLRPLVHPL; encoded by the coding sequence ATGCGGATTGGCTATAACACGAACGGCTTTGCCCATCACGACCCGCTTGACGCGGTCGACGTGCTTGCGGACTTGGGCTACGAAAGCGTTGCGATCACCGTCGATCACGGGACGCTGACGCCGTTCGGCAATACCTACATGGCCGATCGTCAGGCGGATCATCTCGCCGGGCTTCTTCGTGAAAAGAAAATGACGTGCGTCGTTGAATCGGGCGCCCGCTTTTTGCTCGATCCCAAACAGAAGCACGAGCCGACCTTGGTCTCTCCGGCCAAGCATGGCCGGCAGCGACGCTTTGAGTTTATCCGCCACTGCATCGACGCCGCGGTCAAATTGAAAGCCGACTGCGTTTCGCTGTGGTCGGGACGTTTGCTCGACGAGGTCAACGAAGCGACCGCGATGAAGCGCCTGGTCGAAGCGCTGCAGCCGGTAATTGAATACGCAGAGTTGCAACAAATGCCGCTTGGTTTTGAACCGGAGCCAGGCATGTTTATCGACACGATGGATCGCTTCGCTCAATTGTGCGACCGTATCGATTCTCCCTTGTTTCAATTGACGCTCGACATCGGTCACTTGCAGTGTCAAAACGAATTGCCGCTAGGCGATTTCATTCGTCAGTGGGGTTCGCGGATCGTCAACGTTCATATCGAAGATATGAAGCGCGGCGTCCATGAGCATCTTCCCTTCGGCGAGGGGGAGATCGATTTCAGCGAAGTCATTCAGGCGTTGCAGGATGCGAATTATCAAAAAGGCCTGCATGTCGAATTGAGTCGCCATAGCCACGAAGCGCCGACCATCGCCGCCAGCTCGATGCAGTTTCTGCGTCCGCTTGTTCATCCACTCTAG
- a CDS encoding MEKHLA domain-containing protein, protein MTDLASFAADTPRFVRHLLDSYRRWVGVELMERTGTEPSDLEQLFALPVVVVSHDAQDDPIFKFGNQTALDLWELRLPEFLQMPSRLTAEPLHRDERARLLQRTERDGYVDDYRGVRISSRGRRFYIEQATIWNIVDDADTYIGQAATFDHWTFLEAGETP, encoded by the coding sequence ATGACGGACCTCGCATCATTCGCTGCCGATACTCCCCGCTTCGTTCGGCATTTGCTCGATTCGTATCGTCGCTGGGTTGGTGTCGAACTGATGGAGCGAACCGGGACCGAACCAAGCGATCTGGAGCAGTTGTTCGCGTTGCCGGTGGTGGTGGTTTCGCACGACGCGCAGGACGATCCAATTTTCAAATTTGGGAATCAGACGGCGCTCGATCTGTGGGAACTGAGACTTCCCGAATTTCTCCAGATGCCGTCACGCTTGACGGCGGAACCGCTGCATCGCGATGAGCGAGCTCGCTTGCTGCAGCGGACCGAACGGGACGGCTATGTCGACGACTATCGCGGCGTTCGCATTTCCAGTCGCGGTCGCCGCTTCTACATCGAGCAAGCGACTATCTGGAACATCGTCGACGACGCCGATACCTACATCGGTCAAGCGGCGACATTTGACCACTGGACGTTTTTGGAAGCAGGAGAGACGCCGTGA
- a CDS encoding alkaline phosphatase family protein gives MPDNVVLLSLPGLSPQDLAHMPQVSALVADGDRAPLAASFPAVTWPVQANMLTGQLAVDHGVTANGFYWRDTHKVEMWTAGNEAILQPQIWDLLKKHDPEIRTSAWFPMLSKRSGADYVCMPAPVHNPDGSETMWCYTKPSDLYGDLLKELDGFPLHHFWGPMANIKSSAWIADSAAMVAEKFQPHFSFIYLPHLDYAAQKLGPQSDAHKQAAADIDEVIGKLVARMRAALGDDTLFLIASEYVIVPVDHVSYPNRILREAGLLQVEQREDGEHLDLVRSDAWALVDHQFSQVYVKDAQPSVIRRVQELFQGAEGIAEVLALEERAKYYMDHERAGEVILVSAPNSWQAYYWWINDDLAPGFARKVDIHQKPGYDPVEMHFDFATKSIPLDATLVKGSHGAPVNSEQQQGVFLSSQKGVFAETPLADTDVCDIVLRQFGV, from the coding sequence ATGCCTGACAACGTCGTACTACTTTCGCTACCCGGACTGTCGCCGCAAGATTTGGCCCATATGCCGCAAGTGTCGGCGCTGGTCGCCGATGGAGACCGCGCCCCATTAGCGGCTAGTTTTCCGGCGGTGACCTGGCCCGTTCAAGCGAATATGCTAACGGGACAACTCGCAGTCGATCACGGCGTGACCGCCAACGGGTTTTACTGGCGCGACACCCACAAAGTCGAAATGTGGACCGCCGGCAACGAGGCGATCCTACAGCCGCAAATCTGGGACCTGCTAAAGAAGCATGATCCAGAGATCCGCACTTCGGCCTGGTTTCCGATGCTCAGCAAGCGCAGCGGCGCCGACTATGTCTGCATGCCGGCCCCGGTCCACAATCCGGACGGCAGCGAGACGATGTGGTGCTACACGAAGCCGTCTGACCTGTACGGCGACTTGCTGAAAGAGCTGGACGGTTTTCCGCTGCACCATTTTTGGGGCCCCATGGCCAACATCAAGTCGAGCGCCTGGATCGCTGACTCGGCGGCGATGGTCGCCGAGAAATTCCAGCCCCATTTCTCTTTCATCTATTTGCCGCATCTGGATTACGCCGCCCAAAAGCTGGGTCCGCAAAGCGACGCCCATAAACAAGCGGCTGCCGACATTGACGAAGTGATCGGCAAGCTGGTCGCTCGGATGCGCGCCGCACTGGGAGACGACACGCTGTTTTTGATTGCCAGCGAATATGTGATCGTGCCGGTCGACCATGTCAGCTATCCCAATCGCATCCTGCGTGAGGCAGGTCTATTGCAAGTCGAGCAGCGCGAAGATGGCGAACATCTTGACCTGGTCCGTAGCGACGCTTGGGCGCTGGTCGATCATCAGTTTTCGCAGGTCTACGTCAAAGACGCCCAGCCGAGCGTCATCCGCCGCGTGCAAGAGCTGTTTCAAGGCGCCGAAGGAATTGCGGAAGTCTTGGCGCTCGAAGAACGAGCCAAGTACTACATGGACCACGAAAGAGCAGGGGAGGTGATCCTCGTCTCGGCCCCCAATAGTTGGCAAGCCTATTACTGGTGGATCAACGACGACTTGGCGCCCGGCTTCGCACGCAAAGTCGACATTCACCAAAAGCCCGGCTATGACCCGGTCGAAATGCACTTTGACTTCGCGACGAAGAGCATCCCCTTGGATGCGACCTTGGTCAAAGGCTCGCACGGCGCTCCGGTCAACTCAGAACAGCAGCAAGGCGTGTTCTTATCGAGCCAGAAGGGGGTGTTCGCCGAAACCCCCTTGGCCGATACTGATGTTTGCGACATCGTGCTTCGCCAATTTGGCGTCTGA
- a CDS encoding DUF6655 family protein — translation MAASFQFFAAIRGGALVVGLLLAAGCGTTSNRTLTEQLVSSHAVDEAIADIDFQPLRDEKVYLDPRYLQNVKGAGFVNAEYITSAIRQQMNAAGCLLQDSAAEADYVVEARIGALGTEGHTVTYGIPSSNAVSSAASLFPTAPPMPTIPEIAFAKKSNTIGGAKIALFAYHRESRQPIWQSGIAQSLGTAKDTWLLGAGPFQGGNIYDRAQFAGSSIGLPNPFRKAEDSPIPVEYDAPFDFRSEHLADTKHESEEAETPMPGGKAEADLVGYEEEKSPDKKPEPLPEKEKSKPLPKQEPEKVTISG, via the coding sequence ATGGCCGCCAGCTTCCAATTTTTCGCCGCAATCCGCGGCGGCGCGCTCGTGGTCGGCCTGCTACTAGCAGCCGGTTGCGGGACGACATCCAATCGAACGCTGACTGAGCAACTTGTCAGTTCGCATGCCGTCGACGAGGCGATCGCCGATATCGACTTTCAACCGCTGCGCGATGAAAAGGTTTATCTCGATCCCCGCTATTTGCAAAACGTCAAAGGCGCCGGGTTCGTCAACGCCGAATACATCACCAGCGCCATTCGTCAGCAAATGAACGCCGCCGGATGTCTGCTGCAAGATTCCGCCGCCGAAGCCGACTATGTGGTCGAAGCGCGCATCGGAGCCTTAGGGACGGAGGGACACACCGTCACCTACGGCATTCCCTCTAGCAATGCCGTTAGTTCCGCCGCGTCGCTCTTTCCGACCGCTCCCCCGATGCCGACAATCCCCGAGATCGCATTTGCGAAAAAGAGCAATACGATCGGCGGCGCCAAAATCGCACTCTTCGCCTATCATCGCGAATCGCGGCAACCGATTTGGCAATCGGGCATCGCTCAGTCGCTGGGAACAGCGAAGGATACCTGGTTGCTTGGCGCCGGACCGTTTCAAGGAGGCAACATCTACGACCGGGCCCAATTCGCCGGCTCCAGCATCGGCCTCCCCAATCCTTTCCGCAAAGCGGAGGATAGCCCGATTCCTGTCGAGTACGACGCTCCCTTTGACTTTCGCAGTGAACATCTCGCCGATACCAAGCATGAATCCGAAGAGGCCGAGACGCCGATGCCCGGCGGTAAAGCCGAAGCTGATCTGGTCGGCTACGAAGAGGAGAAGTCGCCAGACAAGAAACCAGAGCCGCTGCCAGAAAAAGAAAAGTCAAAACCGCTCCCGAAGCAAGAGCCGGAGAAAGTAACCATCTCGGGCTAA
- a CDS encoding UbiA family prenyltransferase, producing MATVSAEPAWLPYFQLFRLPNLFTAWADILAGYLAVSQFSSETASLTPWPVFLCLIAASSLIYSAGMALNDYYDLEQDRRERPQRPLPSGRISPRLAAWLGYQFLLIGVVLASVAGYLYSDLAAIPWRGGAVAAALVASVLLYDAGLKATVFGAVAMGSCRFFNLLLGMSLAGSLAGDARFSLVGYDMGQLAYAGGIGVYIAGVTWFARTEAKESARPMLIFGFVVLIIGLGLFVASPLLGSSIIRLRSMQTFGWCGLMTLLAVSIIRRCVIAIADPSPSNVQVAVKQALLSLITLNAGLVLAVCGAFWAVIVALLIVPMLLLGRWVYST from the coding sequence GTGGCGACCGTCTCCGCTGAACCAGCTTGGCTTCCCTATTTTCAGCTGTTCCGGCTGCCGAATCTCTTTACGGCTTGGGCCGACATTCTGGCCGGATATCTCGCTGTCTCGCAGTTTTCTAGCGAAACGGCCAGTTTGACGCCGTGGCCAGTCTTTTTGTGTCTGATTGCGGCTTCCAGCCTGATTTACTCGGCCGGAATGGCGCTAAATGACTATTACGACCTCGAGCAGGATCGCCGCGAACGCCCGCAGCGTCCACTCCCTTCGGGCCGCATTTCACCGCGATTGGCCGCTTGGCTGGGCTATCAGTTTTTGCTGATCGGCGTGGTGCTAGCGTCGGTCGCCGGCTATCTGTATTCCGACTTGGCGGCGATTCCCTGGCGCGGGGGAGCAGTCGCGGCCGCGTTGGTCGCGTCGGTTTTACTGTATGACGCCGGGTTAAAAGCGACCGTTTTTGGCGCCGTCGCGATGGGATCCTGTCGTTTTTTCAATCTTCTGTTGGGGATGAGTTTGGCTGGCAGCTTGGCTGGTGACGCCCGATTTTCGCTCGTCGGATACGATATGGGCCAGCTTGCATATGCAGGCGGAATCGGCGTCTATATCGCCGGCGTGACCTGGTTTGCCCGGACCGAAGCGAAGGAAAGCGCACGGCCGATGCTGATCTTCGGCTTTGTGGTGCTGATCATCGGCCTGGGGCTGTTTGTCGCGTCGCCGTTGTTGGGATCCTCAATCATCCGCTTGCGATCGATGCAGACGTTTGGGTGGTGCGGCTTGATGACGCTTTTGGCGGTTTCGATCATCCGCCGCTGCGTCATCGCCATTGCCGATCCCTCCCCAAGCAATGTACAAGTGGCGGTAAAGCAGGCCCTGCTGTCGCTGATCACGCTCAACGCGGGATTGGTGCTGGCGGTTTGCGGGGCATTTTGGGCGGTGATTGTCGCGTTGCTCATTGTGCCGATGCTGTTGTTGGGCCGCTGGGTCTATTCGACGTAA
- a CDS encoding IS1182 family transposase, with translation MARRQGRGGVVRVQQAQRQQVEWRPLALDELLTDDHSARLVWAYVDGLDLAAFYEPIAAVEGGVGRNPIDPKILLALWLQATIDGIGSARRLDRMCREHLTYLWMCGGVTVNYHTLADFRVRHADRLDQLLTQSVATLLHQELIDLNRVAQDGMRVRASAGSSSFRRKPTLEKCLQEAEEQLKVLREERESDDVSAEDRRVKGARERAARERAERVQAALEEREKIVPKMERRKKGSGDEARASTTDPEARKMKMGDGGFRPAYNVQFATTTETRVIVGLDVVNAGTDGGQLQPMYEQLIERYSQRPEEYLADAGFSNLEAITHLEANGTNVYLPITDEEKKRSQGRDPHAPMPGDSQEVEAWRARMGTDEAKEIYKERASSAEFSNATCRNRGLNQFNVRSLAKAKAVALWHALAHNFQRLLALTRQRSTMAT, from the coding sequence ATGGCTAGACGGCAAGGACGGGGTGGAGTGGTTCGAGTTCAGCAGGCTCAGCGGCAGCAGGTCGAGTGGCGGCCGTTGGCGTTGGACGAGTTGCTGACCGATGATCATTCGGCCCGCTTGGTTTGGGCTTACGTCGATGGGCTCGACTTGGCGGCGTTCTACGAACCGATTGCTGCGGTCGAAGGGGGCGTGGGACGCAACCCGATTGATCCGAAGATTCTCCTGGCATTGTGGCTTCAGGCCACGATTGACGGCATCGGTTCGGCCCGGCGGCTGGACCGGATGTGCCGCGAGCACCTGACCTATTTGTGGATGTGCGGTGGCGTCACCGTTAATTATCACACGCTGGCCGACTTTCGCGTGCGGCATGCGGATCGGCTCGACCAGCTGCTGACGCAAAGCGTAGCCACGTTGCTGCACCAAGAGTTGATCGACTTGAACCGCGTCGCTCAGGACGGCATGCGGGTGCGGGCCAGCGCCGGCAGCAGTTCGTTCCGCCGCAAGCCGACGCTCGAAAAATGCTTGCAAGAGGCGGAAGAGCAACTCAAAGTGTTGCGAGAAGAACGCGAATCGGATGACGTTTCGGCCGAGGATCGTCGCGTGAAAGGGGCCCGCGAACGTGCGGCCCGAGAGCGAGCCGAACGGGTGCAAGCGGCGTTGGAAGAGCGAGAAAAGATCGTGCCGAAGATGGAACGTCGCAAGAAGGGTTCGGGCGATGAGGCTCGTGCTTCGACGACCGATCCCGAGGCTCGCAAGATGAAAATGGGAGACGGCGGCTTTCGCCCGGCCTACAACGTGCAGTTCGCCACCACGACCGAAACCCGCGTGATTGTAGGCTTGGACGTGGTGAACGCCGGGACCGACGGAGGCCAACTTCAACCGATGTACGAACAGCTTATCGAGCGTTATTCGCAGCGACCGGAGGAATACTTGGCGGATGCCGGGTTCTCGAACTTGGAAGCGATCACGCATCTGGAAGCCAACGGAACGAACGTTTATCTGCCCATCACCGACGAGGAAAAAAAGCGTTCGCAAGGTCGCGATCCGCATGCTCCGATGCCAGGCGACAGCCAGGAAGTGGAGGCGTGGCGAGCTCGGATGGGCACCGATGAAGCGAAGGAGATTTATAAGGAACGAGCCAGTTCGGCCGAGTTCAGTAACGCAACCTGCCGCAACCGAGGGCTCAATCAGTTCAATGTCCGCAGCTTGGCCAAAGCGAAAGCCGTCGCCCTCTGGCACGCCCTGGCCCACAACTTCCAACGCCTACTCGCCCTAACTCGTCAAAGAAGCACGATGGCGACCTAA